A DNA window from Betta splendens chromosome 6, fBetSpl5.4, whole genome shotgun sequence contains the following coding sequences:
- the otud7a gene encoding LOW QUALITY PROTEIN: OTU domain-containing protein 7A (The sequence of the model RefSeq protein was modified relative to this genomic sequence to represent the inferred CDS: inserted 1 base in 1 codon), with product MTLDMDAVLSDFVRSTGAEPGLARDLLEGKNWDLSAALNDYEELRQVHTANLPQVFNEGRYYKQPETRDTPTHVNKIDRPCAQKQEDNTQEKRLSRGISHASSAIVSLARLQVANECTSEQFPLEMPIYTFQLPDLSVYSEDFRSFIERDLIEQSTMMALEQAGRLNWWSTMCTSCKKLLPLATTGDGNCLLHAASLGMWGFHDRDLMLRKSLYTMMKSGAEKDALKRRWRWQQTQQNKESGLVYTEEEWEREWNELLKLASSEPRTHLSKNGNTSGGVDNSEDPVYESLEEFHVFVLAHVLRRPIVVVADTMLRDSGGEAFAPIPFGGLYLPLEVPPSRCHCSPLVLAYDQAHFSALVSMEQRDQQREQAVIPLTDSEHKLLALHFAVDPGREWEWGRDDNDNAKLANLILSLEAKLNLLHNYMNVTWIRIPSETRAPLAQPESPTASAGEDVQSLAESMDSDRESVGSNSNVNASKPSKEKDKDKQRKDKDKGRADSVANKLGSFSKTLGIKLKKNMGGLGGLVHGKMNKSNSGSGRNGENGGEKAKKKESKTTKGSKEESGQSTSSTSSEKATSPSPTDRDRPSSSSPTERQDSAGRVSGEKTLENWKYSTDVKLSLNILRAAMQGERKFIFAGLLLTSHRHQFHEEMISYYLSNAQERFSQEQEQKRKEAEKKPPAPSEAPAKKPPEHESVFQRDRSDSSPPESCSPVLPHHTYNHSPQPLLGLKAQGRNSPTPAAPLXPPPPMTPPTAAHQAPPPAPYSSPSIGAKRLGPVPVSAHYSHTPPIQRHSVIHLQDVNTQSSIFQDDPYKPVVGTLKTCATYPQQNRTLSSQSYSPARLSGVRTVNTIDALSYNMPGEQKSHTYTNGFDAGDIQDCLEFADEDNSSHTWLNQDKTKGRSAGSPLYCFQQRRCKKENCSFYGRPETDNFCSYCYREELKRREREGKAQRPA from the exons ATGACTCTGGACATGGACGCGGTCCTGTCAGACTTTGTTCGGTCCACGGGGGCGGAACCGGGTCTGGCAAGAGACCTGCTGGAAG GTAAAAACTGGGACCTCAGCGCTGCTCTGAATGACTATGAGGAGCTCAGGCAGGTCCACACTGCCAACCTGCCGCAGGTCTTCAACGAGGGCCGCTACTACAAGCAGCCAGAGACGCGTGACACGCCCACCCACGTCAACAAGATCGACAGGCCGTGTGCACAGAAGCAGGAGGACAACACGCAAG AGAAGCGTCTGTCCCGCGGGATCTCCCACGCCAGCTCCGCCATCGTCTCGCTGGCGCGGCTGCAGGTGGCCAACGAGTGCACCAGCGAGCAGTTCCCCCTGGAGATGCCCATCTACACATTCCAGCTGCCGGACCTCAGCGTGTACAGCGAGGACTTCAGGAGCTTCATAGAGAGAGATCTGATAGAGCAGTCCACCATGATGGCTCTGGAGCAGGCTG gtcgtCTGAACTGGTGGTCCACCATGTGCACCAGCTGTAAGAAGCTGCTTCCTCTGGCCACCACAGGGGACGGGAACTGCCTACTGCACGCTGCCTCTTTAG GCATGTGGGGCTTCCACGACAGAGACCTGATGCTGAGGAAATCCTTGTACACCATGATGAAGAGCGGAGCGGAGAAGGATGCtctgaagaggaggtggaggtggcagcAAACGCAGCAGAACAAGGAG tcgGGCCTGGTGTACACcgaggaggagtgggagcgCGAGTGGAACGAACTCCTGAAGCTGGCCTCCAGCGAGCCTCGCACTCACCTCAGCAAGAACGGCAACACCAGCGGAGG gGTGGATAACTCAGAGGACCCGGTCTATGAGAGCCTGGAGGAGttccatgtgtttgtgctggcCCATGTGTTGCGCAGGCCCATCGTGGTGGTGGCTGACACAATGCTCAGAGACTCGGGAGGAGAAG CCTTCGCTCCCATCCCGTTCGGAGGGCTCTACCTGCCCCTGGAGGTGCCCCCGAGCCGCTGCCACTGCTCTCCTCTGGTCCTGGCCTACGATCAGGCTCACTTCTCTGCGCTGGTGTCCATGGAGCAGAGAGACCAGCAGCGGGAGCAAG ctgttatCCCCCTGACGGACTCGGAGCACAAGCTGCTGGCGCTCCACTTCGCCGTGGACCCCGGCagggagtgggagtgggggaGGGACGACAACGACAACGCCAAGCTAGCCAA tctcATCTTGTCCCTGGAGGCCAAACTGAACCTGCTGCACAACTACATGAATGTAACATGGATCCGAATTCCATCTGAAACAAGG gCTCCCCTGGCTCAGCCAGAGTCTCCAACGGCCTCTGCAGGTGAGGATGTCCAGTCTCTGGCAGAGTCCATGGACTCCGACCGCGAGTCCGTCGGCAGCAACTCCAACGTCAACGCCAGCAAGCCCAGCAAAGAGAAGGACAAAGACAAGCAGCGCAAGGACAAAGACAAGGGCCGAGCGGATTCTGTAGCCAACAAGCTGGGCAGCTTCAGCAAAACCCTGGGaatcaagctgaagaagaacaTGGGGGGTCTGGGCGGCCTCGTCCACGGCAAAATGAACAAATCTAACTCTGGCTCAGGTCGTAATGGGGAGAATGGAGGGGAAAAGGCAAAGAAGAAAGAATCCAAGACAACCAAGGGAAGTAAGGAGGAGTCGGGCCAGTCgaccagctccacctcctctgagAAGGCCACTAGTCCCTCCcctacagacagagacagaccctccagctcctcccccaCTGAGAGACAGGACAGTGCGGGGAGAGTCTCGGGTGAGAAAACCCTGGAAAACTGGAAATACAGCACCGATGTCAAGCTCAGCCTCAACATTCTGCGGGCGGCCATGCAAGGGGAGCGCAAGTTCATCTTCGCGGGCCTCCTGCTCACCAGCCATCGACACCAGTTCCACGAGGAGATGATCAGCTATTACCTGTCCAACGCCCAGGAGCGCTTCagccaggagcaggagcagaagaggaaggaggcggagAAGAAGCCGCCCGCCCCCAGCGAGGCGCCTGCAAAGAAGCCCCCCGAGCACGAGAGTGTCTTCCAGAGGGACCGATCGGACAGCTCGCCCCCCGAGAGCTGCTCCCCCGTCCTGCCCCACCACACCTACAATCACAGCCCGCAGCCCCTGCTGGGGCTCAAGGCGCAGGGCAGGAACAGCCCCACGCCCGCGGCCCCtc gtccccccccccctatgaCCCCGCCCACTGCCGCCCAccaagccccgccccctgcGCCCTACTCCTCCCCCAGCATTGGTGCTAAGAGACTCGGGCCTGTTCCTGTGTCTGCCCACTACAGCCATACACCGCCCATCCAGCGGCACAGCGTCATTCACTTACAAGATGTCAACACGCAGTCCTCCATCTTCCAAGACGACCCCTATAAACCCGTGGTGGGCACCCTAAAGACATGCGCCACCTACCCCCAGCAGAACCGCACACTCTCGTCCCAGAGCTACAGCCCCGCCCGCCTGTCGGGGGTCCGCACTGTTAACACCATAGACGCCCTGTCCTACAACATGCCCGGCGAGCAAAAGTCCCACACATACACCAACGGGTTCGACGCGGGAGACATTCAAGACTGCCTGGAGTTCGCCGACGAGGACAACTCGTCCCACACCTGGCTCAACCAAGATAAAACCAAAGGGCGGAGCGCTGGAAGCCCTTTGTACTGCTTTCAGCAGCGCCGCTGCAAGAAGGAGAACTGCTCCTTctacggcaggccggagacagACAACTTCTGCTCCTACTGCtacagggaggagctgaagcgcagggagagggagggcaAAGCGCAGAGGCCCGCGTAG